In one Nocardia tengchongensis genomic region, the following are encoded:
- a CDS encoding cupredoxin family copper-binding protein, translating to MVPDGADPAMPGMTSAAGTPATGAPAPAGPDAVTIDNFAFGPGSLTVAAGTTVTWTNKDEEPHTVVANDGSFRSPTLGTGATYTFTFAKPGSFAYVCSIHPFMHATVVVTP from the coding sequence ATGGTGCCGGACGGCGCGGATCCGGCCATGCCCGGGATGACCTCGGCGGCGGGCACCCCCGCCACCGGGGCGCCCGCGCCGGCCGGACCCGATGCTGTCACCATCGACAATTTCGCCTTCGGGCCCGGCTCGCTGACCGTCGCGGCCGGGACCACCGTGACCTGGACGAACAAGGACGAGGAACCGCACACGGTGGTCGCGAACGACGGCAGCTTCCGCTCGCCGACCCTGGGCACCGGCGCCACCTACACCTTCACCTTCGCCAAGCCCGGCAGCTTCGCCTACGTCTGCTCGATTCACCCGTTCATGCACGCGACCGTGGTGGTGACCCCGTGA
- a CDS encoding S9 family peptidase, with the protein MLAVPAQAGANSAVGPDGAAFYDPPASVVPSAHGSLIWSTPLAGAPGLAGATNTKVLYRSVDLQGNAVAVSGVVSVPVGTPPPGGWPVISWAHGTTGTADVCAPSLDSDASYLSHPYTSLTDQTLAQWVSAGYAVLKTDYQGLGTAGEHGYLIGVTEARAVADIVTAARELDPAVGTRWVAAGHSQGGHAAAWSDAQAQAWAPQSTLLGAVALAPASHIGTLYDVTASPLGSLLTGSAGTGGAGTGSAGAADAPSPFTPLILTGAATAGDIHLPGILTPAAANLMPLAQTDCIDQLRQSDWGRLPFSKTFAAGADLSALRSILDANDPSSLKFSTPLFVAQGKADTTVPPTATDAMVSQLQLAGQPVTYKTYPDVDHRSLIAASYTDALAWVNARFER; encoded by the coding sequence GTGTTGGCGGTTCCGGCGCAGGCGGGGGCGAACAGTGCGGTCGGGCCTGATGGGGCGGCGTTCTACGACCCGCCCGCCTCGGTGGTTCCCAGCGCGCACGGGTCGCTGATCTGGTCGACTCCGTTGGCGGGGGCGCCCGGGTTGGCGGGGGCGACCAATACCAAGGTGTTGTATCGGTCGGTGGATTTGCAGGGGAATGCCGTTGCGGTGTCGGGGGTCGTGTCGGTTCCGGTGGGGACGCCGCCTCCGGGTGGGTGGCCGGTGATTTCGTGGGCGCACGGGACCACCGGGACCGCCGATGTTTGCGCGCCTTCGCTGGACTCGGATGCGAGCTATCTCTCCCACCCGTACACCTCGCTGACCGATCAGACTCTGGCGCAATGGGTCTCGGCCGGGTACGCGGTGTTGAAGACCGACTATCAGGGGTTGGGTACGGCCGGTGAGCACGGGTATCTGATCGGGGTGACCGAGGCTCGGGCCGTTGCTGACATCGTGACCGCGGCGCGGGAGCTGGATCCGGCGGTCGGTACGCGCTGGGTCGCGGCCGGGCATTCGCAGGGCGGTCATGCGGCGGCGTGGAGCGATGCGCAAGCGCAGGCGTGGGCGCCGCAGTCGACGCTGCTGGGCGCGGTGGCGTTGGCGCCGGCCTCGCACATCGGGACGCTGTACGACGTCACGGCGTCACCGCTGGGCAGTCTCCTGACCGGCAGCGCGGGCACGGGCGGTGCCGGAACCGGAAGTGCGGGAGCCGCCGACGCACCGAGCCCGTTCACGCCGCTGATCCTGACCGGAGCGGCCACGGCCGGTGACATCCACCTGCCCGGCATCCTGACCCCGGCCGCCGCGAACCTGATGCCGCTGGCGCAGACCGACTGCATCGATCAACTGCGGCAGAGCGATTGGGGCCGGTTGCCGTTCAGCAAGACCTTCGCGGCGGGCGCCGACCTGTCGGCGCTGCGCTCGATCCTGGACGCGAACGACCCGAGTTCGCTGAAGTTCTCGACGCCGCTGTTCGTCGCACAGGGCAAGGCCGACACCACCGTTCCCCCCACCGCGACCGACGCGATGGTGTCCCAGCTGCAGCTGGCGGGCCAGCCGGTCACGTACAAGACCTACCCGGACGTCGATCATCGGTCGCTGATCGCGGCCTCCTACACCGATGCGCTCGCGTGGGTGAACGCGCGGTTCGAACGCTGA
- a CDS encoding lipopolysaccharide biosynthesis protein, whose translation MRAKVAEDGLLSVLRDIGFVSLGKYGQFLVTAVTVPLTARMLGVSGVGLLAIGMSAYFLGSLLVDLGINTFMAALLEDDGIDDLRGSYLAVRAAGLGLLGVALATGLAFGAGTHLRMILLGLFVGGFLSMSEDWLLVGQARFGASMSYQIAGRVVYLGLLVAVLPSFPNAAVVLLCLLLSSVVTVALTWWDANKRFGKPGRPTKVVMILRKGAPILASRLLVTSYGQGTATVYSSVLDAASLGLYSAGDKLVRATQSLLDPIGLALLPRMARERSDPGFWRHELRALAACVIVAAVAVAGIWIAAPFAVQVIYDDDFRGVVPLLRVEVCILVATATTSFVTTAVLPVRQDTVGIMIGAVIGTAVAATALLLTLRTHSVWTLVWGTVAAEFCVAAWYLARTGQLAARERVQRALPASH comes from the coding sequence GTGCGGGCCAAGGTGGCCGAGGACGGGCTGCTGTCGGTGTTGCGCGACATCGGGTTCGTGAGTCTCGGCAAGTACGGGCAGTTCCTGGTGACCGCGGTGACGGTGCCGCTGACCGCGCGGATGCTCGGCGTGAGCGGGGTCGGGCTGCTGGCCATCGGGATGTCGGCGTACTTCCTCGGGTCGCTGCTGGTCGACCTCGGGATCAACACCTTCATGGCCGCGCTGCTCGAGGACGACGGCATCGACGACCTGCGGGGCAGTTATCTCGCGGTCCGCGCCGCCGGGCTCGGACTGCTCGGGGTGGCGCTCGCGACCGGACTCGCCTTCGGCGCCGGAACGCATCTGCGGATGATCCTGCTCGGACTGTTCGTCGGCGGATTCCTGTCGATGTCCGAGGACTGGCTGTTGGTGGGGCAGGCCAGGTTCGGGGCCTCGATGTCGTATCAGATCGCGGGACGCGTGGTGTATCTCGGGCTGCTGGTCGCGGTGCTGCCGAGTTTCCCGAACGCCGCGGTGGTGCTGCTGTGCCTGCTGCTGTCGTCGGTGGTGACGGTGGCGTTGACCTGGTGGGACGCGAACAAGCGCTTCGGAAAACCCGGGCGGCCCACCAAAGTCGTGATGATCCTGCGCAAGGGCGCTCCGATCCTGGCCTCGCGCCTGCTGGTCACCAGCTACGGCCAGGGCACGGCCACCGTCTACTCCTCGGTCCTCGACGCCGCCTCGCTCGGGTTGTATTCGGCGGGAGACAAACTCGTGCGCGCGACCCAGTCGCTACTGGATCCGATCGGCCTGGCGCTGCTGCCGCGGATGGCGCGCGAGCGCTCCGATCCCGGATTCTGGCGGCACGAACTGCGCGCCCTGGCCGCGTGCGTGATCGTGGCGGCCGTCGCGGTGGCCGGGATCTGGATCGCCGCGCCGTTCGCCGTGCAGGTCATCTACGACGACGACTTCCGCGGTGTGGTCCCGCTGCTGCGGGTGGAGGTGTGCATTCTGGTCGCGACCGCCACCACCTCGTTCGTCACCACCGCCGTCCTGCCGGTGCGCCAGGACACCGTCGGCATCATGATCGGCGCGGTGATCGGGACGGCGGTGGCGGCCACCGCGTTGCTGCTCACCCTGCGCACCCACTCGGTGTGGACGCTGGTGTGGGGCACGGTGGCCGCCGAATTCTGTGTCGCCGCCTGGTATCTCGCGCGGACCGGTCAGCTGGCCGCGCGCGAGCGGGTTCAGCGGGCGCTACCGGCCAGCCACTGA
- a CDS encoding metallophosphoesterase, whose amino-acid sequence MSGDDAARDPQGMTRRQLMRHSAWFGAAVGLAVVGGEVVSHVAGSALAAPARPTLRFAQVSDSHIGFTGAANTSVTDTFSEAISQVNSLGYQPDFVIHTGDLTHLATAEQFDQVKQMMGGLSTPHVFTVPGEHDSSDDGGSRYRSVFGNGTHGDGWYSFDIAGVHVIGLVNTLNLKNLGHLGQDQLDFVQKDVAGLSSDTPIIVFSHIPLFAMYPQWGWGTDDATQALSYLKRFSSVTCLNGHVHQLFTKTEGNVTFYSGTTTAYPLPKPGDGPAPKPVTLPAGKLHAALGIREVTYQKGQQQLAIKEQALK is encoded by the coding sequence GTGAGCGGCGACGACGCGGCACGGGACCCGCAGGGGATGACCCGCCGCCAGCTCATGCGGCACAGCGCGTGGTTCGGCGCGGCGGTGGGCCTGGCGGTGGTGGGCGGCGAGGTGGTGTCGCACGTGGCGGGTTCCGCGCTGGCGGCTCCGGCGCGGCCGACGCTGCGCTTCGCACAGGTCAGCGACAGTCACATCGGGTTCACCGGGGCCGCGAACACGAGTGTGACCGACACCTTCTCCGAAGCGATCTCCCAGGTGAACTCGCTGGGGTATCAACCCGATTTCGTGATTCACACCGGCGATCTCACCCATCTGGCGACGGCGGAGCAGTTCGATCAGGTCAAGCAGATGATGGGCGGGTTGTCGACGCCGCACGTGTTCACCGTTCCGGGAGAACACGATTCGAGCGATGACGGCGGCTCGAGATACCGGTCAGTCTTCGGCAATGGAACGCACGGCGACGGCTGGTACAGCTTCGACATCGCCGGCGTGCACGTGATCGGATTGGTCAATACGCTCAATTTGAAGAACCTGGGGCATCTCGGTCAGGACCAGCTCGACTTCGTCCAGAAGGACGTGGCCGGATTGTCCAGTGACACACCGATCATCGTGTTCAGCCACATCCCGCTGTTCGCCATGTACCCCCAATGGGGCTGGGGCACAGACGATGCCACGCAGGCGCTCAGCTATCTGAAGCGGTTCTCCTCGGTCACCTGCCTCAACGGCCATGTGCACCAGCTGTTCACGAAGACCGAGGGCAATGTCACCTTCTACAGCGGGACCACCACCGCGTACCCGCTGCCGAAGCCCGGCGACGGCCCCGCGCCCAAACCGGTGACGCTGCCCGCGGGCAAGTTGCACGCGGCACTGGGGATTCGCGAGGTGACCTACCAGAAAGGGCAACAGCAGCTCGCTATCAAAGAACAGGCGCTGAAATGA
- a CDS encoding TDT family transporter, producing the protein MTTVTFRRTPAAATATEAGPATALRAGERAGREPLRHLAPNWFAVVMGTGIIGNAAATLPVQFPGLKGAATAAWALASLILIVLAGAWVLHWRRYPEEARGHGMHPVMMQFYGAAPMALMTVGAGTLMLGKDVIGLGAAVTVDWVLWSAGTVLGLVTAASIPYRMITRHRFDADSAFGGWLMPVVPPMVSAALGALLVPHAPAGQLRLTMFVACLAMFGLSLIASLVTITLIWSRLLHHGLPPAGMVATVWLVLGPLGQSVTAASALARVAPVSSMTAPPPGWMCSPCCSAFPPGDSPCCGWRWPSRSPGIPARRCRST; encoded by the coding sequence ATGACCACAGTGACCTTCCGCCGCACCCCAGCCGCCGCCACCGCCACCGAGGCCGGTCCGGCGACGGCGCTGCGCGCGGGCGAGCGGGCGGGCCGGGAGCCGTTGCGGCATCTGGCCCCGAACTGGTTCGCCGTGGTCATGGGAACCGGGATCATCGGCAATGCCGCCGCCACCCTGCCGGTGCAGTTCCCGGGCTTGAAGGGCGCCGCGACCGCAGCGTGGGCACTGGCCTCGCTGATCCTGATCGTGCTGGCCGGGGCGTGGGTGCTGCATTGGCGGCGCTATCCCGAGGAGGCCCGCGGGCACGGGATGCACCCGGTGATGATGCAGTTCTACGGCGCCGCCCCGATGGCCTTGATGACCGTCGGCGCGGGCACCCTGATGCTGGGCAAGGACGTCATCGGGCTCGGTGCGGCGGTGACCGTGGACTGGGTGTTGTGGTCGGCCGGAACCGTTCTCGGGCTGGTGACCGCGGCGAGCATTCCGTATCGGATGATCACCCGCCATCGCTTCGACGCCGATTCGGCGTTCGGCGGCTGGCTGATGCCGGTGGTGCCGCCCATGGTGTCGGCGGCGCTGGGCGCGCTGCTGGTGCCGCACGCACCCGCCGGGCAGCTGCGGCTGACCATGTTCGTCGCCTGTCTGGCCATGTTCGGCCTGAGTCTGATCGCCTCGCTGGTGACCATCACCCTGATCTGGTCGCGGCTGCTGCACCACGGTTTGCCGCCCGCCGGCATGGTCGCGACCGTGTGGCTGGTGCTGGGTCCGCTGGGCCAGTCGGTGACCGCCGCGAGCGCGCTGGCCCGTGTCGCCCCGGTGTCGTCGATGACCGCACCGCCGCCGGGATGGATGTGTTCGCCGTGCTGTTCGGCATTCCCACCTGGGGATTCGCCATGCTGTGGCTGGCGTTGGCCGTCGCGGTCACCTGGCATTCCCGCGCGTCGATGCCGTTCAACCTGA
- a CDS encoding DUF2993 domain-containing protein has product MRALLILLVVVAIALIAGDRVAVGMAQNEIARQIAADYKLPHQPAVTIDGIPFLTQAVDGTYQNIDIRIGDWTDADISVNDLDVKLTGVSAPLGDVVNKRTANLTADTAIATARVPFDTVQRYAPAGVESISDSPEGLRVAGTFPVAGIPVPATVFVTVAPTDDGIVVTPVSVQAAAGGPTVSLAAVSESLTFTIPLEKLPLGARVTSIQPTANGLHVTAEARAVRFSDLA; this is encoded by the coding sequence ATGCGCGCACTGCTGATCCTGCTCGTCGTCGTGGCGATCGCCCTGATCGCCGGCGACCGTGTCGCAGTGGGGATGGCGCAGAACGAGATCGCCCGGCAGATCGCCGCCGACTACAAACTTCCGCACCAACCCGCGGTCACCATCGACGGCATCCCCTTTCTCACCCAGGCCGTCGACGGCACCTACCAGAACATCGACATCCGCATCGGCGACTGGACCGACGCCGACATCTCCGTCAACGACCTCGACGTGAAGTTGACCGGTGTGTCCGCGCCCCTGGGCGACGTGGTGAACAAGCGCACCGCGAACCTGACCGCCGACACCGCGATCGCCACGGCCCGGGTCCCCTTCGACACCGTCCAGCGCTACGCGCCGGCCGGCGTCGAATCGATCTCCGACAGTCCCGAGGGTCTGCGCGTCGCGGGAACCTTCCCCGTGGCCGGTATCCCGGTCCCCGCAACGGTCTTCGTCACCGTCGCCCCCACCGACGACGGCATCGTCGTCACCCCCGTGTCCGTGCAGGCCGCGGCCGGCGGCCCCACGGTCTCCCTGGCGGCGGTGAGCGAATCGCTCACCTTCACCATCCCTTTGGAGAAACTGCCGCTGGGCGCGCGCGTGACCTCCATCCAGCCCACGGCGAACGGCCTGCATGTCACCGCCGAAGCCCGCGCCGTCCGCTTCTCCGACCTGGCCTGA
- a CDS encoding DUF4126 domain-containing protein: MEITSAVGAVLGAFGLSGAAGLNAWLPLLVVGIADRAGWIDLGSSYGWLSSTPALIVIGLIFLIDLVGDKIPAVDSVLHGIGTLVAPVSGAILFTAESSLSSHLSPAVAAVLGAVTAGSVHAGRTVARPFVTGTTAGVGNPVVSTAEDGTSLALTVLALALPVVAFIAILLLLILLGWLAFRTRRWLRTRRARKSRPDQLQP, encoded by the coding sequence ATGGAGATCACATCGGCCGTCGGGGCGGTCCTCGGGGCGTTCGGGTTGTCGGGCGCGGCCGGGCTCAATGCCTGGTTGCCGCTGTTGGTGGTGGGTATCGCCGACCGGGCCGGCTGGATCGACCTGGGCAGCTCCTACGGGTGGCTGTCCTCGACGCCCGCGCTGATAGTGATCGGGCTGATCTTCCTGATCGACCTGGTCGGGGACAAGATCCCCGCCGTCGATTCGGTACTGCACGGCATCGGCACCCTGGTGGCTCCCGTTTCCGGCGCGATCCTGTTCACCGCCGAAAGCAGCCTGTCCTCGCACCTGTCCCCCGCGGTCGCCGCCGTCCTCGGCGCGGTCACCGCCGGCAGCGTACACGCCGGCCGCACCGTGGCCCGCCCCTTCGTCACGGGAACCACTGCAGGCGTAGGCAATCCGGTAGTCTCGACCGCCGAGGACGGCACCTCCCTGGCCCTGACCGTCCTGGCCCTGGCCCTCCCCGTGGTCGCCTTCATAGCCATCCTGCTCCTCCTGATCCTGCTGGGCTGGTTGGCCTTCCGCACCCGCCGCTGGCTACGCACCCGCCGCGCCCGCAAATCCCGCCCCGACCAACTCCAGCCGTAA
- a CDS encoding Rieske 2Fe-2S domain-containing protein — protein MSGRDVRRFVDELLAGKKSTGFTPDETEAEEMRTAIELRAARLGSDAPSEEFLSGLHRRLAAEIDEPEPESPPAHGYRRRNLLIGTSAAAAAATVGAVVDRTLLGHGQKGSPPAARQTPLSPNTGAWLPIARSADLPEGATVAFDVGTVNGFVRRDKGNPVAVSGVCTHQGCKLWLDAPAERLRCPCHSTSFSIEGQVVTHQLPVAPAPLPLVQVRENNGTIEVFAPTEPA, from the coding sequence GTGAGCGGGCGGGACGTGCGGCGGTTCGTCGACGAACTACTGGCCGGCAAGAAGTCCACGGGTTTCACCCCCGACGAGACCGAGGCCGAGGAGATGCGCACGGCCATCGAGCTGCGCGCCGCCCGGCTGGGCAGCGACGCGCCCAGCGAGGAGTTCCTGAGCGGTCTGCACCGGCGGCTGGCGGCCGAGATCGACGAGCCGGAGCCGGAATCGCCTCCGGCCCACGGTTACCGGCGCCGGAACCTGCTGATCGGCACCTCCGCCGCCGCGGCCGCCGCGACGGTCGGCGCGGTGGTGGACCGCACCCTGCTCGGGCACGGGCAGAAGGGTTCCCCGCCCGCCGCCCGGCAGACGCCGCTGTCGCCCAATACCGGAGCGTGGCTGCCGATCGCGCGGTCGGCGGACCTGCCCGAGGGCGCGACGGTGGCCTTCGATGTGGGGACGGTCAACGGATTCGTGCGCCGCGACAAGGGGAATCCGGTCGCGGTGTCGGGGGTGTGCACGCATCAGGGCTGCAAGCTGTGGCTCGACGCTCCGGCCGAGCGGCTGCGCTGCCCGTGCCACTCCACCTCGTTCTCGATCGAGGGCCAGGTGGTCACCCATCAGCTGCCGGTGGCTCCGGCGCCACTGCCCCTGGTGCAGGTCCGCGAGAACAACGGCACCATCGAGGTTTTCGCGCCTACCGAGCCCGCCTAG
- a CDS encoding Ig-like domain-containing protein, which translates to MPPRRFRTNAAASVIVTLALVLAACSSNLPSGKVGPRTPVEQSIVVTPAQGSDKVDPSAPVKVSTTGGVLTDVVLTNDDGRVIEGTYTPDKTAWKPNDQLGYGRTYTLKASGMDVTGPTGPVTSSFTTINPKNQTKVYLNTTGGQAIVNGNSYGVGMVVVAHFDEDIPDRATAEKRLVVTADPPVEGAWYWLDNRNAHWRPKEYWKTGTKVSVVANLYGVEVGNGLFGQEDAKANFVIGPSHVSIADDNTHQVQVFENGQLIRTMPTSMGRGGSETIAGKTFTFWTMPGTYTVMDKANPVIMDSSTYGLPVNSRLGYKEAIGWATRISTDGIYLHQLDSTVWAQGNSDTSHGCLNLNAENAQWFFNFANPGDVVEVHNTGGATLEVWQNGDWTLPWDQWLAGSAR; encoded by the coding sequence ATGCCACCCCGCCGTTTTCGGACGAACGCCGCAGCGAGCGTCATAGTGACGCTCGCCCTGGTGCTGGCGGCCTGCTCGTCCAATCTCCCGAGCGGGAAGGTCGGTCCGCGGACACCGGTCGAGCAATCCATCGTGGTGACGCCCGCCCAGGGCTCGGACAAGGTGGACCCGTCGGCGCCGGTGAAAGTGAGCACGACCGGGGGTGTGCTGACCGATGTCGTGCTGACCAATGACGACGGCCGGGTCATCGAGGGCACCTACACGCCGGACAAGACCGCGTGGAAGCCGAACGACCAGCTGGGTTACGGGCGCACGTACACGCTGAAGGCTTCGGGCATGGACGTGACCGGTCCCACCGGCCCGGTCACCTCCAGCTTCACCACCATCAACCCGAAGAACCAGACCAAGGTGTATCTGAACACCACGGGTGGTCAGGCCATCGTGAACGGCAACAGTTACGGCGTGGGCATGGTCGTCGTCGCACACTTCGACGAGGACATCCCGGATCGGGCGACCGCGGAGAAGCGGCTCGTCGTCACCGCCGATCCGCCGGTCGAGGGCGCCTGGTACTGGCTGGACAACCGCAATGCGCACTGGCGGCCCAAGGAGTACTGGAAGACCGGGACCAAGGTGAGCGTGGTGGCCAACCTGTACGGCGTGGAGGTCGGCAACGGCCTGTTCGGCCAGGAGGACGCCAAGGCCAACTTCGTGATCGGCCCCTCGCACGTGTCCATCGCCGACGACAACACCCACCAGGTGCAGGTGTTCGAGAACGGTCAGCTGATCCGCACCATGCCCACCTCGATGGGCCGCGGCGGCAGTGAGACCATCGCCGGCAAGACCTTCACGTTCTGGACCATGCCCGGCACCTACACCGTCATGGACAAGGCCAACCCGGTCATCATGGACTCCTCCACCTATGGCCTGCCGGTCAATTCCCGGCTCGGGTACAAGGAGGCCATCGGCTGGGCCACGCGGATCAGCACCGACGGCATCTATCTGCACCAGCTCGATTCCACGGTGTGGGCGCAGGGCAATAGCGACACCTCGCACGGCTGCCTCAACCTCAATGCCGAGAACGCGCAGTGGTTCTTCAACTTCGCCAACCCCGGCGACGTGGTGGAGGTGCACAACACCGGCGGCGCGACGCTCGAGGTGTGGCAGAACGGCGACTGGACGCTGCCCTGGGATCAGTGGCTGGCCGGTAGCGCCCGCTGA